The genomic stretch GTTGTCACGCTGGTCGAGGAAGAACCCGGTCTTCTGGCCGCGCAGGACCTCCGCCTCGAACGCCAGTCCGGTCTCGTGGAAGACGACGGTGCCGCTGCCGACGCTGCCCGCGAGGAGCTGACCGTCGAACAGGCCGTCCTCGCGCGCGCGGGTCTGGATGTTGCGGCTCAGGCGCAGCACCAACGCGAAGTCCGGGAAACGCTCGGCGAGGAGGCCCAGGATGCGCTCCAGGTGCGGGAACCACGCGGCGGTGTACAGCTTCACGACCAGCGTGCTCGCGTAGCGGTCCACGACCAGCCCGGGGAAGCCGTCGGACTCGCCGTTCACCACGCGGTACCCGTCGGTATCCGGGCCGAACAGCGGCGCGCGGCGCAGCAGCGCCTCGTCCAGCCGCGCCGCCCACCACGCGTCGTCCAGCGTGGCCGGGGTGCCCTGATGCAGCACCCGCACCCGCAGCGGACTGTCCGGGTCGAACAGACCGATCGCCAGGAAGCGGTCGCGGCGGTCGTAGATCACGGCCAGTTCGCCCGCGTCGCCGTCGCGGTTCTGGGCGCGCAGGCTGGACTCGTACACCCAGGGGTGCCCGGCGCGCACGTGCGCCTCGGCAGCGGGGGACACCCGCAACCTCAGGCGGGAACGGGTGGGGGCGGCGGGAACGTCCGGCATCCCTCCAGGGTACCGCACGGGCGGGAAAAGGCGGGAGGGGGCACGCCCCACTGGACGGCCCCCTCCTCCACTCCGCGCGACTCATACGGATTCCGTCTGCTTCGTTGACAGATCGGAACACCACCGATCTGCTAACTCCCCGCCCGGAACCCGCTCCACTCCTCCTCGCATCCGCTCGGATTGAACGGTTTTAGCAAACCATTCAATCGGAGTCCGTATCAGGCGGCGGGTGCGTCCCGTTCCGGGCGGGGGGCCAGGGCGCGCAGCACCAGCGGCGCCAGCACGGTCGTCAGGAGGACCATGAGGAGCACCTCGGCGTACACCTGCTTGCCGATCACGCCCGCCGCGAGACCCAGGCTGGCGACGATCAATCCGACCTCGCCGCGCGGGACCATGCCCACGCCGACCAGCAGCGACTGCCGCCCGCCCATGCTGCGCGCGCCGATCAGGCCGCCCGCGACCTTGCCGATCACGGCCAGTACGGTCAGGATCAGGCCCGCGACGATCACGACCGGGTCACCCAGCACGCCCAGGTCCAGCTGCAAACCCACGACCACGAAGAACACGGGGGCGAGGAAGGACTCCAGCGCGTGCACCTTCGACTCGAATTCCACCTCGTCCTTCACCTCGGCCAGGACCATGCCCGCCAGGAACGCCCCGATGATCGGCGCGAGGCCCGCCACGGTGCTCAGCGCGGCCACGCCCAGGCCCACCACGATCGCCACGTTGAACATGCGTGACAGGCTCAGGTTCCGCAGCCTCGGCTGGAAGCGGCGGATGAGCGGGATGCCCAGCGCGAGCACCAGCGCCACGAACCCCACGCTGAGGCCCAGGATCAAGCCCACCTGCCCGGCACTCATACTCTCCCCGGCACCCAGGCCACTCACGACCGCCAGCAGCGTCAGGCCCAGGATGTCGTCGATGACGGCCGCGCCCAGGATCACCTGCGCGAACCGGGCGTCCAGTACGCCCATCTCCTGCAACACCTTCGCGGTGATGCCCACCGACGTCGCCACCAGGGCCGTCCCCACGAACAGCGCACTGACGTTCTCCTGCCCCTGCCACAGCCCGAACCCGAAGCCCAGCGCCAGCGGGAACGCGATGCCCAGCACCGCCACGAGCAGCGCCTCCTTCCCCACCGACAGCAGGTCCCGGAAGCGGGTCTCCAGGCCCACCATGAACAGCAGGAACACCGCGCCCAGCTCCGCGAGGCTGAGCAGGAACTCGTCCGGACGCACCAGACTCAGCACGCTCGGCCCGATCAGAATCCCGGCCAGCACCTGCCCCACCACCGCCGGAACCCCCAGCTTCGAGGCCACCGTCCCGAACACCGCCGCAGCGAGTACCACCCAGAACAGCCCGAACAGCAGGTCCGCCGTTCCCGCCGAACTCGCCGCCAGCGCGCCGCCCGACAGCAACACGCCCAGCGGCAGCGCCGCACGCCAACCCAATCCCTTGAACACCACCATCACCTCCACACCTGAATGAGCGAAAAGCAAAAGGCATGGAGTCAGGCCAACTTGACCTGACTCCACCCCGGCGGCCTATGGGAACCGCACCCCGCCGCACCGAAGCGACGAACTTGAATCTCATTTTAAAGGTTGAAGAGGCCATGCGCCTGAACCTTTAACGCCCGATGAACCCCTGGAGGGGGATGCCAATCATGCGCCACATGAGAGGAATGCGCCACTCTAAAGTGCTTGACGTGAAACGTTCCGCTCTTCTGCTCGCTCTTCCTGCACTCCTGATCACTGCCTGCACGCCCGGTAGCGGAGGCACGGCCACGCCTGACACTACCGGCCCCCAGATCAGCCTGACCCAGAGCGCGCCTCTGGAAGACGCCACCGTCACCCTGACCGCCACCGCCACCGACGACAGCGGAATCAGCAAAGTCGAGTTCTACCGGAACGGTACCCTGCTCGGCACCGACTCCACCGCCCCTTACACGTATCCGGTCGATCTAGTAAATGACACCCGAACCGGGTACACCGCCAAGGCATACGACACCAAGGGCAACGCCACCGTTACCGCCGCGTTCAATGTCACAACCAAGTACCAGGGCAGCTGGTACTGGCTCGCCGTCGACAGCGCAGGCAATAACGTCGCAGACGGGGTCTCGGTCTTCATCACCGAGGTTCCCGTCAGTGGTCAGCAGGTGGCCGCCGGCGTGTACACCGACACGGCACAGACCCGGGTCGGCCTCAGCCTGCTGGGACCGATTGCCAGCACGACCAGTCTCGACGCCGCGTTCACCGTCGACACCACACAACCTGCCCTCTATCTCGTTGCTCAGGACAACGACGGCGCCTTCGGCACGTACAACGGCAGCGCCACCTTCGGCGGTCTGGGTGTCGTCATTGACCCGACCACCGGCGCTGAGCGGGACATCGCGCTGGGCATGGTCCAAATCGACACCACGGTGGATGCGGCAGCCAGAGCGCAGACCACCCTGCGTGCCATGCTGAAACGCAGCCTGAGTGCCCAGCGCCTGAACCGCTCTGCCCGCGTGGCCCTCCCCGCCACCCTGAACGTCAAGCTGCCCGACCTCAGCCGCTTCAAGCTGCCCCAGTAACCTTCACAGCCAAGCAGGGCACCCCCTTCCCGGCGGGTGCCCTGCTTCTACACGGCTCGGGTCAGTCGGCGGCCTGGTCCGCGCCGTACACTTCGATGATCCCGGCGGCGCCCATGCCCCCGCCGATGCACATGGTGATCAGGGCCTTCCCGCCCCCACGGCGCTGCAGTTCATAGATGGCGGTCGTGGCGAGTTTCGCGCCGCTGCACCCCAGGGGGTGACCCAGGGCGATCGCGCCGCCGTTGACGTTCATGATGTCCTGGTTCAGGCCCAGTTCCCGCGCCACCGCCAGGGACTGCGCGGCGAACGCCTCGTTCAGCTCGATCAGGTCGATATCGTCCAGGGTCAGGCCGGTCTGCGCCAGCACCTTCGGCACGGCCTTCACGGGCCCGATGCCCATCAGTTCGGGTTCCACGCCCGCCACGGCGAAGCCGAGGAACTTCGCCAGGGGTTTCACGCCGAGTTCCTGCGCCTTCTCGCCGCTCATGATCAGCACGGCGGCCGCGCCGTCACTGAACGGGCTGCTGTTCGCGGCGCTGACCGAACCGGTCGCCTTGAACGCGGGGCGGACCTTCGCCATGTCCGCGAGGTTCGCGTCCCGGCGGATCAGTTCGTCCCTGTCGAAGTTCACGGTTTCGGACTTCATCTTCGTGCCCTTCAGCTTGTCCACGCGGACGGGGACGGGCACGATCTCGGCGTCGAACTTCCCGGCGTCCTGAGCGGCCGCGGCGCGCTGGTGGCTGCGGAACGCGAACGCGTCCTGATCCTCACGGCTGATGCCGTACTTCGCGGCGACGTTCTCGGCGGTCATGCCCATGCCGATGTACGCGCCGGGGCGGGCGTCCACCAGTTCCGGGTTCGGGCTGGGGTTGTGACCGCTCATGGGCACGAAGCTCATGCTCTCCACGCCACCGGCCAGCATCACGTCCGCCTGCCCGGTCTGGATGGCCGCCGCGGCCATGGCGATCGTCTGCAGGCCGCTGGAGCAGAAGCGGTTCACGGTCACGCCGCCCACGCTGTCGGGCATCCCGGCGCGCAGCGCGGCCAGGCGGGCCACGTTCAGGCCCTGCTCCGCCTCGGGAATCGCGCAGCCGAGGTACACGTCCTCGACCAGGGCGGCGTCCACACCGGCGCGCTTGACGGCCTCGTTCAGCACCAGCGCCGCGAGGTCGTCGGGGCGGGTGTTCGCCAGGGTGCCTTTCACGCCACGACCAACGGGCGTCCGGACGGCAGAAACAATAACGGCGTCACGCATCAGGGTTCTCTCCTTGCACCGTCGCTCTCGGACGGTTGAATGTGAATCAGTCCTGTCATCGACAGAAATTCTTTGGTGCTCATCGAGGGGGGCAGGGAGGGGAAAGGAATGTCACTGCCTCCGATCCATGCACCACTCTCGTGTTGAAGGTTGAACGTCGCGCCTGTACCCATGAATACGACCAGGCCCGTGGGCGTGGAGAGACATTCGGGTTGTTCTTCGCTTCCCAGCCAGCTCAGGACGTACCTCTCACCTGCGGCGAGCTGGAAGGTCTCACCCCAAGGTTCCACCACGAGTTCAGTGTCCTCCTTCGGTTGCAGAGGCAAGGTCAGGGCGCTCACCCTTCCACCTCTGGCAGGACTTTGCCGATGAAGGTTTCGAGTTGGGCGTCGTAGGCTTTGGGGTTGATGTTCCACACGCGGATGTGTTTGCCGCCTTCGACCCGGTGGTATTCGATGAGGTCGGGGCGGGCGGCGGCCAGCGCGTCGGCCTGCGCGATGGGGATGGTGCGGTCGCGCGTGCCGTGCCACATGAGGATGGGGAGGTTGAAGTTGGGTGCGGCGCGGATCTGGTCGACGGTGTCGAAGTCCTGGCCGCTGCGGCGTGTCACGACCCACTGGGTGAAGGTGGCGACGTGCCGCGCGAGGAAGGGTGGGAGGCCGAAGCGTTGGCCCTGGGAGAGGATGGTGGCCCGCCAGTCCAGCGCGGGGCAGTCGAGCATGACGCCCGTGACGGGAATGGGGTAGGGCTGGTGCCGTTCGCGCAGGGCGCTGAGGGCGATGTTGCCGCCCATGCTGAAGCCGTACAGCACGGCCCGCCTGTACCCGGCCCCCTGCGCCCAGTGCAGGGCGCTGATGACGTCCTCGGCTTCCTGGTCGCCCAGGGTCAGGTAGCCGGTCTCGCTGCGGGGGGCGCCGTGGGCGTTGCGGAACGTGACGAACAGGCTGGCCGCGCCGGTGCGCCGCAGGGCGGGCAGCATCCGCAGGGCCTGGGGCCGCTGCCCGCCGTGCCCGTGGATGACGATCACGATGGCGTCCGCGCGGCCCGGGGCGTCGCCGCTGGGGGGAATGTGCCAGGCGGGCATGTCGCCCAGCGGGGTGCTGACCGCCGTGTCCTCGAACTCGACGCCCAGCTGCGCGGGCGTGCCGTTGTACACGAAGGTGCTGGCCCACGCGAGCGCGCCGTTGGGCAGCAGGCCGCGTTCCTCCTGCACCGGGCGGCGCACCAGCGTGCCGACGACCTGCCGTTCGCCCAGCACCGCGTGCCCCTTGTTCGGGAGCAGCGGCACGATGCCGATGGGGCCGCGCGACAGCGTCTCACTGCCTGCCGGGAGGTACACCTCGTTTCCGCGCCGACCCACCGGCACGAACACGCCCTTCACCCAGCGGGTCTTGCTGCGCAGGGTGATGTCGGCCCCCACCAGCGCCCCGGCCAGCACCACCCCGGCGTAAGCCAGGGCGGCCCAGCCGAGGGCGCGGCGTTTGCGGACGTTCAGGAGTCGGTCGGTCAGGCGGCCGCCGGTTGATGGGTGATGGGTGATGGGTGATGGTTGGCGCTTCATGCTTCGGCCTTCAGGGTACGGGCGAGGGCACTGAGCATGGCGGCGATGGTCTGCGCCTGCTCGTGAACGGCCTGGGTGTCGGTCTGCGGCACGAAGCCCAGTCGCACGGCGAGTTGCAGTCCGCTGGCAACCTCGTACGTGGATCCTCTGGCCTGCGTCAGGAAGTGGGCGAAGTCCTTGCGGGAGTCCCGCCCGGCCCCTTCGGCAATGTTGAGGGTGACTGAGGTCGCCGCGCGGCGCAGCTGATTGGTGAGGCCGAAGCGTTCGTCCTGAGGAAAATGCCCGGACACGCGGTAGACGTCGGCTGCCATCTCCACCGACAGGTGGTAGACGTCCAGTTTTTCGAATCCGAAGAAGCGTGCCTGAGTCATCTGTCCTCTTTCAACCTTCATCCATCAACTATCGACGTTAGTTGCGCAGGGGTTTGCCGGTCTTGAGCATGTGCTCGATGCGCTGCTGGGTGCCTTTCTTCCCGAGGAGGGTGAGGAAGGCTTCGCGTTCGAGGTCGAGGAGGTGCTGCTCGGACACTTTGGCGGTGCGGTTGTTGCCGGTGCCGCCGGAGAGAACCTTGGCGAGCTGTTCGGACACGACGAGGTCGTAGTCGGTGATGTAGCCGCCCTGGTGCATGCCGTGCAGGGCGCTCTTGATGGCGCCGATGGCGGCGTCGCCCATGACGGGGATGTCCTGGCGGGGGGTGGGTTGCACGTAGCCGGGGGCCAGGGCGAGAACCTGACGCTTGGCGTCCTCGAGGATGTGGTTCTTGTTCATGGCGACGGTGTCGGTGTCGCGCAGGAACCCGAGGTTGCGGGCTTCGAGGGCGCTGGTGCTCACCTTGGCGGTGCCGATGAGTTCGAAGGCGCGCTGCACGGCGGGCAGCAGCGTGGCGCCGACGCGCTGGCTGGGCTGCTGCTGGTCCGTGAAGCGCAGCAGCATTTCCTTGGTGCCGCCGCCGCCGGGGATCAGCCCGACGCCGACTTCCACGAGGCCCATGTACAGTTCGGCGCTGGCGACGACGTGGTCGGCGTGCAGGGTGAATTCGGCGCCACCGCCGAGCGTCAGACCGAAGGGTGCGGCGACGGTGGGGTGGGGGCTGAAGCGCAGCGAGGTGGTGACCTGCTGGAACTGCTTGATCATGTCGTCGAGTTCGTCCCACTCGTCCGCCTGCGCCTGCGAGAGGATCAGGGGCAGGTTGGCGCCCGCGCTGAAGTTCTCGCCCTGGTTGCCGATGACGAGGCCGTGGTAGCCCAGGTCCTGCACGAGCTTGTGGGCGTCCTGCACGGTGCGCAGCTGGTCCTCGCCGAGGGCGTTCATCTTGGCGTGCCATTCGGCCAGCAGGACGCCGTCGCCCAGGTCGATGACGCTGGCCCCGGCGCGTTTCTTGACGATCTTCGTGGCGTCCTTCTTCAGGTCGGTCAGGATGAAGTAGGGGGCCTGGTAGGGGGTGGGCTGGCCTTCAGGCGTGACGATCTCGCCGCCCTGGTAGAAGGCGTCGCGGCCACTGGCTTTCATGGCGGCCAGCAGGGGGGGCAGGGTGCGGCCCTCGGCTTCGAGGTTGGCGATGACGCTCTGGACGCCCAGGGTGTCCATCGTCTCGAAGGGACCCTGTTCCCAGCCGAAGCCCCACTTCAGGGCGTTGTCGATGTCCTGAAGGCGGTTGCTGACGTTGCCGGCCATCTTGGCGGCGTACCAGAAGCCGTCGTTCATGACGCCGCGCAGGAACTCCCCTTCCTTGCCTTCAGCGCCGTACAGGGCCTTCACGCGCTCAGCCAGGGGGCGGCCTTTGACGGCGTCCACGGCGGCGACCTTGACCTTGCCCTGGTCCTCGTACTCGAAGGTGTCGAGGTTCAGGTTCAGGATCTTGGTCTTGCCCTTCTCGTCCTTGGTCTTCTTGTAGAAGCCGCTGCCGGTCTTGTCGCCCAGCCACTTCTTGTCTTCCACCAGGGTGCGGAAGGCGGGCGTGAGGGTGAAGTCCTCGTCGTCCGGCGTGGCTTTGCCCAGGTCATTGGACACGTGGTAGATGATGTCCAGGCCCGAGAGGTCGGCGGTGCGGAAGGTGGCTGACGAGGCGCGGCCCAGGGCGGGGCCCGTGAGCTGGTCGACCTGCGCGGGGGTCAGTCCGGCCCGCTGCATGTGGTCCATGGCGCGGACGATGCCGTACACGCCGATGCGGTTGGCGACGAAGCCCGGCACGTCGTTGGCGACCACGATGCCCTTGCCGAGGGTGGTTTCCGCGAACTCGCTGAAGGTCTTCACGATCGCCGGGTCGGTCTTGGGCGTGGGAATGACTTCCAGGAGGTGCAGGTAGCGGGGCGGGTTGAAGAAGTGCGCGCCCACGAAGCGGCGCTGGAAGTCCTCGCTGCGCCCCTCGATCTGGAGGTGCATGGGGATGCCGCTGGAGTTGCTGCTGATGATCGCGGTTTTCTTGGCCACCTGCTCGACTTTGGCCCACAGGTCGCGTTTGGCGTCGAGTTTCTCGATGATCGCCTCGATGATCCAGTCGGCGTCCTTGAGTTTTTTCAGGTCGTCTTCGAGGTTGCCCACCTGAATCAGGCTGGCGCGGCTGGCGTCCATGAAGGCGGCGGGGCGGGCTTTCAGGGCGCGCTCCACGCCACTCTTGGCGAGGAAGTTGCGGTCGGGGTTGTCGGGCAGGACGATGTCCAGCAGGGTGACGGGAATCCCGGCGTTGGCGAGCTGAGCGGCGATGGCAGCGCCCATGACGCCTGCGCCGATGACTGCGGCTTTCTGAATCTTCATGCGACCTCCTGCGAGATACCTATAAAATTAGACTCGGTTCAAGTTTAAGACTGCGGCGGGGCGTTTGTCCACCAGCCCCGCACCCCGTTCAGCGCCCGCCGTCCCGCCTCCAGATACGCGGGTCGGCCCTCCCGCACCGCGAACGCCAGATCGCCCAGCGCGCGGCACAGCGCGTACCACGCCGCGCGCTCCCACACCACCCCGGACGCCGGGTAAACCACCCGCGCGGCGTGCCACAGCACCGGGTCACCCCAGTGGATCAGGCCCGCCAGATCCCGCGCCGGGTCCCCCAGCGCCGCGTCCGCCCAGTCCAGCACACCCACGAGTCGCCCCGCCCCGTCCAGCTGAATGTGCTCAGCCGCGAAATCCCCGTGAATGGGCACCGGGCTCACCTCCCACAGGTCGGGCACCGCCTGCACGCGGGCCGCCCAGGTCCCGGCCTCCGGCAGGACACCCGCTGCCGCCGCCACAGCCAGATCGTCCAGTGCGGCGGCCCGCCAGTCGCGCCCCGTCGGGTCGAGATCCACGCCCAGCCCGGAGCCCTGTGGGTTCAGGGCGTGCAGCTCGGCCAGCCAGCACCCCAGCACCTCACCCAGCGCGCCTGGATCGGCCAGAGGCGGCCCCAGTGCCGATACGCCGGGCACGCGCCGCGCCACGCTGAACCCCTCCGGGGCCAGGGGCGCCGGTTCCCCCATGTGTAGCACCTCCGGCAGCGCCGCGCCGGGCAGTCTGGGGGTCAGCCACGCCAGCAGCCGGGCCTCGCGCCGCAGGGCCTCTCCACCGCCGGGCCAGCGGGGCAGGCGCACCACCCGGTCCTCCCCCAGAGCGTAGGCGCGGTGATCGCTGCCCGCGCCCAGCCATGACACCGCGCCCCGCCACGACACCACGTCCGGCGAGGCGTGCAGCAGGGCCGCCACCTGCGCCGGGGTCAGGCTCGGGAGTTCCGGGGCGTTCACCCCGCCAGTCCACCACGCCCGGGTGAGGGGGCGGGTGAGGGGCGGCCTACTTGATGAAGCCTTTCACCACGAACACCAGCGCCAGCCCCGCCAGGGCCAGCAGCGCCGCGCCGCTCAGGCGGCGGTCCGTGCGCCAGCCCGCCGCCGCCACCCACAGCGCCGCCAGGACCGGCACGGCCGCCACCCACACCACGCCCACCCACGCGTAGTCCGGCAGCAGCACCCCCACCGCCAGCAGCGCCACGCCCACCCAGAAGCCCAGCGGGTACAGCCACGCGGGCAGCCCGGCCAGTTCGGTGTTGTTCCTGCGGTCCGGGGCGCTCACGCCTGCCCCCAGTACTTCCACAGCAGTTGCCCGGCAGTGAAGATCAGCAGCAGGCTGAAGAACAGTTTCAGCTGCGCGGCGGGAATGCGGCTTTGCAGGCTGGCTCCGGCGCGCGCGCCGATCAGGACGCCCAGCGCCACCCCGGCCGCCAGGCGCAGGTCAAGCAGGCCGCCCGCCTGGTACACCAGGGCGTTGCCGACGGCGGTCAGGCCCATGATGAAGGTGCTCGTGGCGATGGCCTGCCGGATGGGCACGCCCGCCATGAGGTTCAGCACCGGGACCTGCACGGTGCCGCCGCCGATGCCCAGCAGGCCGCTCATGATGCCCGCGAAGGTCATGGCCGGGGGGACCAGACGGGAGGGTTCGCGTTCGACCTCCACGCGTTTCAGTCCGCGCAGGAGGTTGTACGCGGAGTACAGCAGCAGCGCCGCGAACACGGTCGCGACCGCGCGCGCCGGGAGGATCAGGCCCAGGAACGACCCGGCGGCCCCGCCGACGATGGTGTAGGGAGAGAGCAGGTACCCGGTCCGCGCGCGCACGAGGCCCTGCTGCAGGTAGCTGGCCGCGCCGCTGAGGCCCACGGCGAGCACGCCGATCTGGCTGATCGCGACCGCCTGCGCGATCGTGATGTCCCGCCCGAAGTGCGGCAGCAGGAATTCCAGCGCGGGGACGACGACCACGCCGCCCCCCAGGCCCAGGATCGCGCCGAGCACCCCGGCGAGCAGGCCCACGCCGATCACGGCGAGCGTCACGGCACTGATCACGCGCGGCCCTGCCCGGCGGGCGCGGTCAGGATACGGACACGGGTTGAACTCACGTCCCGGAGGCTAACACGGGCCCGGCGGGTCCGGGCGGGGCCGCAGCGCGTCCGGGAGGGCCTCGGCCTCCCGCAGCTGCGCGCCGCCCCCGCGCTTGGCGAGGTACAGGGCGGCGTCCGCGCGGCCCAGCAGCGCGTCGGGGGAC from Deinococcus soli (ex Cha et al. 2016) encodes the following:
- a CDS encoding 23S rRNA (cytosine(2499)-C(5))-methyltransferase, whose amino-acid sequence is MPDVPAAPTRSRLRLRVSPAAEAHVRAGHPWVYESSLRAQNRDGDAGELAVIYDRRDRFLAIGLFDPDSPLRVRVLHQGTPATLDDAWWAARLDEALLRRAPLFGPDTDGYRVVNGESDGFPGLVVDRYASTLVVKLYTAAWFPHLERILGLLAERFPDFALVLRLSRNIQTRAREDGLFDGQLLAGSVGSGTVVFHETGLAFEAEVLRGQKTGFFLDQRDNRRRVEKYARGRRVLNAFSFSGGFSLYAARGGAVHVVSLDISAHALDSAERNYALNPKLSAPHETVQADVFEWLAATDRDFDLVILDPPSLARRETERAGAIRAYGKLAADGIRRLAPGGILLSASCSAHVSAEEFWDAVHDAATRSGRTWRELHTSQHAPDHHATFPEAQYLKAIFIQFD
- a CDS encoding cation:proton antiporter → MVVFKGLGWRAALPLGVLLSGGALAASSAGTADLLFGLFWVVLAAAVFGTVASKLGVPAVVGQVLAGILIGPSVLSLVRPDEFLLSLAELGAVFLLFMVGLETRFRDLLSVGKEALLVAVLGIAFPLALGFGFGLWQGQENVSALFVGTALVATSVGITAKVLQEMGVLDARFAQVILGAAVIDDILGLTLLAVVSGLGAGESMSAGQVGLILGLSVGFVALVLALGIPLIRRFQPRLRNLSLSRMFNVAIVVGLGVAALSTVAGLAPIIGAFLAGMVLAEVKDEVEFESKVHALESFLAPVFFVVVGLQLDLGVLGDPVVIVAGLILTVLAVIGKVAGGLIGARSMGGRQSLLVGVGMVPRGEVGLIVASLGLAAGVIGKQVYAEVLLMVLLTTVLAPLVLRALAPRPERDAPAA
- a CDS encoding Ig-like domain-containing protein, with translation MKRSALLLALPALLITACTPGSGGTATPDTTGPQISLTQSAPLEDATVTLTATATDDSGISKVEFYRNGTLLGTDSTAPYTYPVDLVNDTRTGYTAKAYDTKGNATVTAAFNVTTKYQGSWYWLAVDSAGNNVADGVSVFITEVPVSGQQVAAGVYTDTAQTRVGLSLLGPIASTTSLDAAFTVDTTQPALYLVAQDNDGAFGTYNGSATFGGLGVVIDPTTGAERDIALGMVQIDTTVDAAARAQTTLRAMLKRSLSAQRLNRSARVALPATLNVKLPDLSRFKLPQ
- a CDS encoding thiolase family protein, which gives rise to MRDAVIVSAVRTPVGRGVKGTLANTRPDDLAALVLNEAVKRAGVDAALVEDVYLGCAIPEAEQGLNVARLAALRAGMPDSVGGVTVNRFCSSGLQTIAMAAAAIQTGQADVMLAGGVESMSFVPMSGHNPSPNPELVDARPGAYIGMGMTAENVAAKYGISREDQDAFAFRSHQRAAAAQDAGKFDAEIVPVPVRVDKLKGTKMKSETVNFDRDELIRRDANLADMAKVRPAFKATGSVSAANSSPFSDGAAAVLIMSGEKAQELGVKPLAKFLGFAVAGVEPELMGIGPVKAVPKVLAQTGLTLDDIDLIELNEAFAAQSLAVARELGLNQDIMNVNGGAIALGHPLGCSGAKLATTAIYELQRRGGGKALITMCIGGGMGAAGIIEVYGADQAAD
- a CDS encoding alpha/beta hydrolase family protein yields the protein MKRQPSPITHHPSTGGRLTDRLLNVRKRRALGWAALAYAGVVLAGALVGADITLRSKTRWVKGVFVPVGRRGNEVYLPAGSETLSRGPIGIVPLLPNKGHAVLGERQVVGTLVRRPVQEERGLLPNGALAWASTFVYNGTPAQLGVEFEDTAVSTPLGDMPAWHIPPSGDAPGRADAIVIVIHGHGGQRPQALRMLPALRRTGAASLFVTFRNAHGAPRSETGYLTLGDQEAEDVISALHWAQGAGYRRAVLYGFSMGGNIALSALRERHQPYPIPVTGVMLDCPALDWRATILSQGQRFGLPPFLARHVATFTQWVVTRRSGQDFDTVDQIRAAPNFNLPILMWHGTRDRTIPIAQADALAAARPDLIEYHRVEGGKHIRVWNINPKAYDAQLETFIGKVLPEVEG
- a CDS encoding four helix bundle protein; this translates as MTQARFFGFEKLDVYHLSVEMAADVYRVSGHFPQDERFGLTNQLRRAATSVTLNIAEGAGRDSRKDFAHFLTQARGSTYEVASGLQLAVRLGFVPQTDTQAVHEQAQTIAAMLSALARTLKAEA
- a CDS encoding 3-hydroxyacyl-CoA dehydrogenase/enoyl-CoA hydratase family protein; its protein translation is MKIQKAAVIGAGVMGAAIAAQLANAGIPVTLLDIVLPDNPDRNFLAKSGVERALKARPAAFMDASRASLIQVGNLEDDLKKLKDADWIIEAIIEKLDAKRDLWAKVEQVAKKTAIISSNSSGIPMHLQIEGRSEDFQRRFVGAHFFNPPRYLHLLEVIPTPKTDPAIVKTFSEFAETTLGKGIVVANDVPGFVANRIGVYGIVRAMDHMQRAGLTPAQVDQLTGPALGRASSATFRTADLSGLDIIYHVSNDLGKATPDDEDFTLTPAFRTLVEDKKWLGDKTGSGFYKKTKDEKGKTKILNLNLDTFEYEDQGKVKVAAVDAVKGRPLAERVKALYGAEGKEGEFLRGVMNDGFWYAAKMAGNVSNRLQDIDNALKWGFGWEQGPFETMDTLGVQSVIANLEAEGRTLPPLLAAMKASGRDAFYQGGEIVTPEGQPTPYQAPYFILTDLKKDATKIVKKRAGASVIDLGDGVLLAEWHAKMNALGEDQLRTVQDAHKLVQDLGYHGLVIGNQGENFSAGANLPLILSQAQADEWDELDDMIKQFQQVTTSLRFSPHPTVAAPFGLTLGGGAEFTLHADHVVASAELYMGLVEVGVGLIPGGGGTKEMLLRFTDQQQPSQRVGATLLPAVQRAFELIGTAKVSTSALEARNLGFLRDTDTVAMNKNHILEDAKRQVLALAPGYVQPTPRQDIPVMGDAAIGAIKSALHGMHQGGYITDYDLVVSEQLAKVLSGGTGNNRTAKVSEQHLLDLEREAFLTLLGKKGTQQRIEHMLKTGKPLRN
- a CDS encoding phosphotransferase, which codes for MNAPELPSLTPAQVAALLHASPDVVSWRGAVSWLGAGSDHRAYALGEDRVVRLPRWPGGGEALRREARLLAWLTPRLPGAALPEVLHMGEPAPLAPEGFSVARRVPGVSALGPPLADPGALGEVLGCWLAELHALNPQGSGLGVDLDPTGRDWRAAALDDLAVAAAAGVLPEAGTWAARVQAVPDLWEVSPVPIHGDFAAEHIQLDGAGRLVGVLDWADAALGDPARDLAGLIHWGDPVLWHAARVVYPASGVVWERAAWYALCRALGDLAFAVREGRPAYLEAGRRALNGVRGWWTNAPPQS
- a CDS encoding sulfite exporter TauE/SafE family protein; the encoded protein is MISAVTLAVIGVGLLAGVLGAILGLGGGVVVVPALEFLLPHFGRDITIAQAVAISQIGVLAVGLSGAASYLQQGLVRARTGYLLSPYTIVGGAAGSFLGLILPARAVATVFAALLLYSAYNLLRGLKRVEVEREPSRLVPPAMTFAGIMSGLLGIGGGTVQVPVLNLMAGVPIRQAIATSTFIMGLTAVGNALVYQAGGLLDLRLAAGVALGVLIGARAGASLQSRIPAAQLKLFFSLLLIFTAGQLLWKYWGQA